The Microcoleus sp. bin38.metabat.b11b12b14.051 genome includes a window with the following:
- a CDS encoding aminopeptidase P family protein yields MVATNLKVDTSIQNASSTKLDDLRALMANYDLDCYFIPAVDEHLNLSVPAAKQRRAWISGFTGSAGDLLVGKNSAWLFVDSRYYEQAELQVDPALIQISKLGLEGNLSLIETLEKLAAESAQKPSKIRFGFDPFTVAAEQYQNWVKKFAPGGIELVSLPENLADKVRQTAETLPTIDESPIFSLPASLTGETATQKLVRVREAMQKANIDVLPITNLNQIAWLFNLRGADIPHIPIFISYAILTADAAFLFTNLERVSPEIEQELSPNVTLLPYADYPSTLEACVNLPKKVRVLFDSKHSTAGTYQLILDQQKAKNNIEIVFEPNPVEGMKARKNPVEIEQMQSANFKASRAKTLTLKWLTEQLESGSVLTEFDVKESIESFYQQETDFHILTFRTIAGAGSNSSIVHYGTPSPEITLKPGELLLLDSGAQYLAGTTDDTRTMVVGEPTAQQIEHYTTVLIAHINCAMQQFPKGTTGSQLDAIARAVLWQQQLDYGHGTGHGVGAFLAGHEGPNGISKFVQYPLEPGMITSIEPGYYEPGWGGIRLENLYVVREMPSKNGSVWYGFEPLTYIPFEQKLINVDRLSKTQLKWLNNYHASVVEKLAPVIDVATIPWLKKACAAFSS; encoded by the coding sequence ATGGTTGCAACTAACTTAAAAGTAGATACAAGCATTCAAAATGCCTCCTCCACAAAACTTGATGACTTGCGCGCTTTGATGGCAAACTATGACTTAGATTGCTATTTCATCCCAGCCGTAGACGAACACTTAAATTTATCAGTTCCAGCAGCCAAGCAACGGCGCGCTTGGATTTCCGGTTTTACAGGTTCCGCCGGCGATTTGTTGGTTGGCAAAAATTCCGCTTGGTTGTTTGTAGATTCCCGCTATTACGAACAAGCAGAATTGCAAGTCGATCCTGCACTGATTCAAATATCGAAACTCGGCTTAGAAGGAAATTTAAGCTTAATTGAGACTTTAGAAAAATTAGCGGCAGAATCTGCCCAAAAACCAAGTAAAATTAGATTCGGTTTCGATCCGTTTACCGTCGCCGCAGAGCAATATCAAAATTGGGTCAAAAAATTTGCGCCTGGGGGAATTGAGCTAGTCTCACTCCCGGAAAATTTAGCAGACAAAGTTCGTCAAACGGCAGAAACTTTACCCACAATTGACGAATCTCCGATATTTAGCTTACCAGCATCTCTGACCGGAGAAACCGCCACCCAAAAATTAGTCCGAGTCAGGGAAGCGATGCAGAAAGCTAATATCGATGTACTCCCGATTACCAACCTCAATCAAATAGCGTGGCTGTTCAATCTCCGAGGCGCGGATATTCCCCACATTCCCATTTTCATATCCTACGCCATTCTCACCGCAGACGCAGCGTTTTTGTTTACCAACCTCGAACGAGTTTCACCAGAAATCGAACAAGAATTGTCGCCGAATGTAACTTTGCTTCCCTACGCAGATTATCCGTCAACTTTAGAAGCTTGCGTCAATTTACCGAAAAAAGTTCGGGTGCTATTCGACTCGAAACACAGCACAGCAGGCACTTACCAGTTAATTTTAGACCAGCAAAAAGCTAAAAATAACATCGAAATAGTTTTCGAGCCGAATCCGGTGGAAGGGATGAAAGCTCGGAAAAATCCGGTGGAAATTGAGCAGATGCAATCAGCCAATTTTAAGGCAAGTCGAGCTAAAACTCTAACTTTAAAGTGGTTGACAGAACAGCTAGAAAGTGGTAGTGTATTGACGGAGTTTGATGTTAAAGAAAGCATCGAAAGTTTTTATCAGCAAGAAACTGATTTTCACATTTTAACGTTTAGGACGATCGCAGGTGCTGGATCAAATAGCTCGATCGTCCATTACGGCACTCCCAGCCCCGAAATCACGTTAAAACCCGGAGAATTGCTGCTGTTAGACTCAGGCGCACAGTATTTAGCCGGGACAACCGACGACACTAGAACGATGGTTGTAGGGGAACCGACGGCGCAGCAAATCGAACACTACACCACAGTTTTGATAGCACACATCAACTGTGCCATGCAGCAATTTCCCAAAGGTACAACCGGATCGCAGTTAGATGCGATCGCCCGTGCGGTATTATGGCAACAACAGCTAGATTACGGACACGGCACAGGCCACGGAGTCGGCGCATTTTTAGCCGGTCACGAAGGCCCCAACGGTATCAGCAAATTTGTCCAATATCCCCTGGAACCGGGAATGATCACAAGTATCGAACCTGGGTATTACGAACCAGGTTGGGGCGGAATTCGCCTGGAAAATCTCTATGTTGTCAGGGAAATGCCCTCAAAAAACGGTTCGGTTTGGTACGGATTTGAACCGCTGACGTATATCCCGTTTGAGCAAAAATTGATAAATGTCGATCGGCTGTCCAAGACTCAACTAAAATGGTTGAACAACTATCACGCTTCGGTAGTCGAGAAACTCGCGCCCGTAATTGATGTAGCAACAATCCCTTGGTTGAAAAAAGCTTGCGCTGCCTTTAGTTCGTAG
- a CDS encoding pyridoxal phosphate-dependent aminotransferase, producing the protein MNNHPTRMQSVQSPIIPIVGELIRQNPGTISLGQGIVYYNPPQEAFEKIPDFFANPDSHKYKAVEGIPELQNAIAAKLKTDNGIEINNKNCIVVTAGSNMGFTNAILAITSAGDEVIIQSPYYFNHEMAAIMANCQPVIVETDANYQLNIPAIKQSITDKTRAIVTISPNNPTGVVYAAEALREVNEICRQHNIYHISDEAYEYFTYDGAKHCSPATFPNSSEHTISLFSLSKAYGFASWRIGYMVIPEHLLVSVRKIQDTILICPPVISQYAALGALQVGRIYCDNYVRAIASVRQLVLDELNTIPNLCTISPAAGAFYFFLKVDTELDTMELVERLIREHHVAVLPGTTFGMDKGCYLRVAYGALEKATATAGIQRLVKGLKTILNK; encoded by the coding sequence ATGAACAATCACCCAACTCGAATGCAATCGGTACAATCGCCAATCATCCCAATAGTAGGCGAACTAATCCGGCAAAATCCCGGAACCATATCATTAGGACAAGGCATAGTTTACTACAATCCGCCCCAAGAAGCCTTTGAAAAAATCCCCGACTTCTTCGCAAATCCCGACAGTCACAAATACAAAGCCGTCGAAGGAATTCCCGAATTACAAAATGCCATCGCAGCCAAACTCAAAACAGATAATGGGATAGAAATCAACAACAAAAACTGCATAGTCGTTACCGCCGGTAGCAACATGGGATTTACCAACGCCATCCTCGCCATCACCTCGGCGGGAGACGAAGTTATCATCCAATCACCCTATTACTTCAACCACGAAATGGCCGCAATCATGGCAAATTGCCAGCCAGTTATAGTAGAAACAGATGCCAACTATCAACTTAATATCCCTGCAATCAAACAATCAATCACCGACAAAACCCGCGCCATCGTCACCATTTCTCCGAACAATCCAACTGGTGTAGTTTATGCCGCCGAAGCACTCCGGGAAGTCAACGAAATCTGCCGCCAACACAACATTTATCACATCAGCGATGAAGCCTACGAATATTTTACCTATGACGGCGCAAAACACTGTTCGCCCGCAACTTTTCCCAACAGCAGCGAACATACAATTTCCCTGTTTAGCCTTTCCAAAGCCTACGGTTTTGCGAGTTGGCGCATCGGGTATATGGTAATTCCAGAGCATTTGCTGGTTTCGGTAAGGAAAATTCAAGACACCATCTTAATTTGTCCGCCCGTAATTTCCCAGTATGCAGCCCTGGGAGCCTTGCAAGTTGGTCGAATTTACTGCGATAATTATGTAAGGGCGATCGCATCTGTACGCCAACTCGTATTAGACGAACTAAATACTATCCCCAATTTATGTACAATTTCCCCAGCCGCCGGAGCTTTCTACTTTTTCTTGAAAGTTGACACCGAACTCGATACAATGGAATTAGTAGAGCGATTAATTCGCGAACATCACGTAGCAGTGCTTCCCGGTACAACCTTCGGCATGGATAAGGGCTGCTATTTGCGCGTTGCTTACGGTGCCCTGGAAAAAGCAACGGCCACCGCAGGTATTCAGAGATTGGTTAAAGGTTTGAAGACAATTTTAAACAAGTAA
- a CDS encoding SMC family ATPase, which yields MRPLELLLEGFTSFRREQRLDFSELDLFAITGATGAGKSSLLDAMTYALFGTTTRSGKQVGDLASQGSENLKVQLRFTVGLAQYRVTRRWRFRPKSPENKVILESWQNGVWETLGTSIIAVQNTIEQILGMDFDTFTRAIILPQGKFDEFIKGDTSKRREILRQLAGFEIFEQMRKEANDLAKLLKQEREMVERQLAELSAPAAAEVELKRSQLWILEQQLPQFERAVVEAQKALDEEEQLFSQIARWQELEQELAKLNANSDQITILAQRLERAQAANHLQADWALVRSARSQYETAETAAVSAREQLIKARSELAAEQQKLDAAGAKSESLAPQIKAREDALAAAKVYEEQRAQLEKEVAIAQKNQQEKLRFFQTADKEVQAANTKIQAAGFQVTRAAALLEQYAPGGNRLEQLQQIAPVLMEVQLIVKQGQAQHEELKKALAAKESAQHNYVELATKLAGAQVRLKESEAELESAQTANAEAARLESVAAVRMSLNTGDTCPVCGGVHPDSNSLAPLPSLKIVDVALLRRKVAAANQVLQTAQMGAAEGKSAVSAWEQKQSEIARTLEATAQKVAQLRQQITQVIENHDWEVLQLQQELVILAESDRQYRETEQQFQLASLEYNNYEQRFNFAVTAKAAKQQEYQNAIAESDRRQQQLQSCVNALYQITEYQPYANLAKALAEVKQELASLLKVAETSYQTAQNIAIQAGEREQQAGEVFAQAQAHKQQLNQDWLAKLTAADFTEETFLAAVATVSEQSQWESAIRSVRESKIQLETRAKDLADAIAGRTTDEDTLAQVRSAKQTAQDKLKQANNNRAELLVWIQVAAQTLEQAERLSQQITNFTEQEQTYHTLAQNLKSNEFQSYILEHLEAELVGSATLILQELTENRYKLKNQEGEYWVTDNWNGGEARRVRTLSGGETFATSLSMALALSEKLSQGAQLGSLFLDEGFGTLDAETLESVTQILESLRQRERLIGVITHVRGLGERLPAQVKVFKSPQGSRIEVERV from the coding sequence ATGCGTCCACTAGAACTTTTGCTCGAAGGATTTACTAGCTTCCGCCGGGAACAGCGTTTAGATTTTTCTGAACTCGATTTGTTTGCAATTACTGGTGCTACGGGTGCGGGTAAATCTTCGCTACTAGATGCGATGACTTACGCGCTTTTTGGGACGACAACTCGCAGCGGTAAACAAGTAGGCGATTTGGCAAGTCAAGGTAGCGAAAACCTCAAGGTGCAGTTGCGTTTTACTGTAGGTTTGGCACAGTATCGGGTGACGCGGAGGTGGCGTTTTCGTCCGAAATCTCCCGAGAATAAGGTGATTTTGGAAAGTTGGCAGAATGGGGTTTGGGAAACTCTGGGAACGAGTATTATTGCTGTTCAAAATACGATTGAACAGATTTTAGGCATGGATTTTGATACTTTTACCAGAGCGATTATTCTGCCACAAGGCAAGTTTGATGAATTCATTAAAGGGGATACTTCTAAACGCCGGGAAATCTTGCGACAGCTAGCCGGATTTGAGATTTTTGAGCAGATGCGGAAGGAAGCAAACGACCTCGCAAAGCTGTTGAAACAAGAACGCGAAATGGTGGAAAGGCAGCTAGCTGAGTTGAGCGCGCCGGCGGCGGCTGAGGTGGAGCTAAAACGATCGCAACTTTGGATTTTAGAGCAGCAATTACCTCAGTTCGAGCGCGCTGTTGTCGAAGCTCAAAAGGCTTTAGATGAAGAAGAACAGCTATTTTCGCAAATCGCTCGCTGGCAAGAACTCGAACAAGAGTTGGCTAAGTTAAATGCTAATTCTGACCAGATTACTATCTTAGCACAACGTTTAGAAAGAGCGCAAGCTGCCAACCATTTACAGGCAGATTGGGCTTTAGTGCGATCGGCTCGCAGTCAGTATGAAACTGCCGAAACAGCCGCTGTATCAGCGCGAGAGCAGTTGATTAAAGCTCGATCGGAGCTAGCAGCAGAGCAGCAGAAACTTGATGCTGCCGGCGCCAAATCAGAGTCATTGGCGCCACAAATAAAGGCTCGGGAAGACGCCCTGGCTGCTGCAAAAGTATATGAAGAACAGCGCGCTCAATTAGAGAAAGAAGTTGCCATCGCCCAAAAAAATCAACAAGAAAAACTCCGGTTTTTCCAAACAGCAGATAAAGAAGTGCAAGCTGCTAATACTAAAATTCAGGCTGCGGGTTTTCAAGTTACTAGAGCGGCGGCGTTGCTAGAACAGTATGCGCCGGGAGGAAATCGTTTAGAGCAGTTGCAGCAAATTGCACCTGTATTAATGGAAGTTCAGCTAATTGTCAAGCAGGGACAAGCTCAGCACGAAGAACTCAAAAAAGCACTCGCAGCGAAAGAAAGCGCTCAACATAATTATGTCGAGCTTGCAACTAAATTAGCAGGGGCGCAAGTCAGGCTGAAAGAGTCCGAAGCTGAGTTAGAATCTGCCCAAACTGCTAATGCAGAAGCGGCGCGTTTAGAGAGTGTGGCTGCTGTCAGGATGTCGTTGAATACTGGCGATACTTGTCCGGTGTGCGGGGGCGTGCATCCAGACAGCAATTCGCTCGCTCCTTTACCTAGTTTAAAAATTGTTGATGTTGCCCTTTTGCGCCGGAAAGTGGCGGCTGCAAATCAAGTTTTGCAAACTGCTCAAATGGGTGCTGCTGAGGGGAAAAGTGCGGTTTCAGCCTGGGAGCAAAAACAGTCTGAAATTGCTCGAACATTGGAAGCGACGGCGCAGAAAGTGGCTCAGTTGCGGCAGCAAATCACTCAAGTTATAGAAAATCATGACTGGGAAGTCTTGCAGTTGCAGCAGGAGTTGGTTATACTAGCAGAGAGCGATCGCCAATACCGCGAAACCGAGCAACAATTCCAACTCGCATCGCTGGAATATAATAATTACGAACAAAGATTTAATTTTGCGGTGACAGCTAAAGCAGCTAAACAGCAAGAATATCAAAATGCGATAGCCGAATCAGACCGCCGACAGCAGCAGTTGCAAAGTTGTGTGAATGCGCTTTATCAAATTACCGAATATCAACCCTATGCTAATTTAGCAAAAGCCTTGGCAGAAGTAAAGCAAGAGCTGGCAAGTTTGCTGAAAGTTGCCGAAACATCTTATCAAACTGCTCAAAATATTGCTATTCAAGCGGGCGAGAGAGAACAACAAGCTGGAGAGGTTTTTGCACAAGCCCAAGCCCACAAGCAGCAGTTAAACCAGGATTGGTTAGCAAAATTAACAGCGGCTGATTTCACCGAAGAGACTTTTTTAGCTGCGGTAGCAACCGTTAGCGAACAATCGCAGTGGGAAAGTGCGATTCGGTCAGTGCGCGAGTCAAAAATTCAGTTGGAGACACGGGCGAAGGATTTAGCAGACGCGATCGCAGGTAGAACTACCGATGAGGATACTTTAGCACAAGTGCGATCTGCAAAACAGACCGCCCAAGACAAACTCAAACAAGCCAACAACAACCGCGCCGAACTTTTAGTGTGGATTCAAGTAGCCGCCCAAACCCTCGAACAAGCCGAAAGACTGTCACAGCAAATCACCAACTTCACAGAACAAGAGCAAACCTATCACACCCTAGCGCAAAATTTAAAATCTAACGAATTTCAATCCTACATCTTAGAACATCTAGAAGCCGAATTAGTCGGTAGCGCCACCTTAATCTTGCAAGAATTAACCGAAAATCGCTACAAATTAAAAAACCAAGAAGGCGAATACTGGGTAACAGATAATTGGAATGGCGGCGAAGCTAGACGAGTGCGAACCCTTTCCGGCGGCGAAACCTTCGCCACTTCCTTGTCAATGGCTTTAGCTTTGTCAGAAAAACTTTCTCAAGGAGCTCAACTAGGTAGCTTATTTCTCGATGAAGGATTCGGCACTTTAGACGCAGAAACTCTCGAAAGTGTCACTCAAATTTTAGAATCATTACGCCAGCGAGAAAGGCTAATTGGAGTGATTACCCACGTTAGAGGATTGGGCGAAAGACTGCCCGCCCAAGTTAAAGTATTTAAGTCACCGCAAGGTTCTAGAATAGAAGTTGAAAGAGTTTAA
- a CDS encoding exonuclease SbcCD subunit D: MRIIHTADWHLGRRFRGIDRTSEIAIALEQILKQAKELDVDAVLVAGDIFDVPNPPAYAERIAYHFFCELQAAGIPAIAIAGNHDSASRIDSIAQLLSLAGVRALGKPRRSADGGSITLNTKSGKLCVGAMPFASEQRLLDANSLWHSADANRRQDYREIVADLMQNLTTDFRDNTVNMLMGHMSIDGARLAKSEVAYYTREKYLLSSQTLPPEAQYVALGHIHIHQRIAKSSPAYYSGSLIQLDFGEAEQEKGFCLIEVEPGSPAKVEFRPVACHKPLKVLQCNNDNLDATLEAHQYHPGFLKVIVELDSPQIGLADRVRQICSQALLIEPRYRDAPLEPTESTNIDPNNFDPAAEFCNYYQNRLGTTPQPAVLEEFQNLYQKFKETVISQ; this comes from the coding sequence ATGCGAATAATTCATACTGCTGACTGGCATTTGGGGCGGCGTTTTCGAGGAATCGATCGCACTTCCGAAATTGCGATCGCCCTAGAACAGATTTTGAAGCAAGCCAAAGAGCTAGATGTCGATGCTGTGTTGGTAGCCGGAGACATTTTTGACGTTCCCAACCCTCCAGCTTACGCCGAACGCATTGCCTATCACTTTTTCTGCGAACTCCAAGCAGCCGGAATTCCCGCAATTGCGATCGCCGGCAATCACGATTCAGCATCCCGCATCGACAGCATCGCGCAACTGCTATCCCTCGCCGGCGTTCGCGCTTTAGGTAAACCCAGGCGATCGGCAGACGGCGGCAGCATTACTCTGAATACCAAAAGTGGTAAACTATGCGTGGGAGCAATGCCTTTTGCTTCCGAACAAAGACTATTAGATGCTAATTCTCTGTGGCACTCCGCCGATGCCAACCGCCGCCAAGATTACCGGGAGATTGTAGCAGATTTAATGCAAAATTTAACTACCGATTTTCGCGACAATACTGTGAATATGCTGATGGGACACATGAGCATTGACGGCGCTCGCTTAGCTAAATCCGAAGTTGCTTACTACACGCGAGAAAAATACCTGCTGTCATCGCAAACTCTGCCGCCAGAAGCTCAATATGTCGCCCTCGGACACATCCACATTCACCAGCGGATTGCTAAGAGTTCTCCCGCTTATTATTCCGGTTCTTTAATTCAGTTAGATTTCGGAGAAGCGGAACAGGAAAAAGGATTTTGCTTAATCGAAGTTGAGCCGGGAAGTCCGGCGAAGGTAGAATTTAGACCTGTGGCTTGCCACAAACCGTTAAAAGTGCTTCAATGTAATAATGACAATCTCGATGCTACTTTAGAAGCTCATCAATATCACCCGGGTTTTTTGAAGGTAATTGTCGAACTAGACAGCCCGCAAATCGGATTAGCCGATCGCGTTCGGCAAATCTGTTCTCAAGCGCTGTTAATTGAGCCACGCTATCGGGATGCACCGCTAGAACCCACAGAGAGCACTAATATCGATCCCAACAACTTCGATCCAGCAGCAGAGTTCTGCAACTATTATCAAAACCGCTTGGGGACGACACCGCAACCCGCTGTATTGGAGGAATTTCAGAATTTGTACCAGAAGTTTAAGGAAACAGTTATTAGTCAATAG
- a CDS encoding DUF5615 family PIN-like protein: MARFYADEQYPKRVVEFLRTLGHDVLTVQEAGNANQKIPDEEVLAFALSIDRAILTLNRRHFIRLHTLQPDHTGIIVCKDDSNRERLATRIDEAIFNLETLRGMLIRVNRPSGEDK; this comes from the coding sequence GTGGCACGTTTTTATGCAGATGAACAATACCCAAAGCGAGTTGTGGAATTTCTAAGGACTTTAGGTCACGATGTTTTGACAGTACAGGAAGCAGGAAATGCTAATCAAAAAATTCCTGATGAAGAAGTATTAGCTTTTGCATTGAGTATTGACCGCGCCATTTTAACGCTAAATCGCCGTCATTTTATCAGGCTGCATACATTACAACCAGACCATACTGGTATCATTGTTTGTAAAGATGATTCAAATAGGGAGAGGCTGGCTACGCGGATTGATGAGGCTATTTTTAATCTCGAAACATTAAGAGGTATGCTGATTCGAGTTAACCGCCCGTCGGGTGAAGATAAGTGA
- a CDS encoding DUF433 domain-containing protein, translating to MTLKELQPQLLALSPEEKTQAIQFLAQSLSNFWSGIQKTPGVCGGDACIRQTRIPVWVLVNARRLGISESELLEDYPTLRAADLANAWAYAEVYPDEIETAIQQNEDD from the coding sequence ATGACACTGAAAGAACTACAACCGCAACTCCTGGCATTAAGTCCAGAGGAAAAGACTCAAGCTATACAATTTTTAGCCCAAAGCTTAAGCAACTTTTGGTCGGGAATTCAAAAGACTCCCGGCGTGTGTGGTGGCGATGCTTGTATCAGACAAACACGGATTCCGGTTTGGGTGTTGGTGAATGCTCGCCGTCTAGGTATTTCTGAATCTGAACTCCTAGAAGATTATCCGACTCTGCGTGCGGCTGACTTAGCGAATGCTTGGGCTTATGCTGAGGTATATCCTGACGAGATTGAAACAGCAATTCAACAAAATGAGGATGATTGA
- a CDS encoding ion channel gives MKIHRNRPPQARLVSRKGQFPLNIVKLGVPRLHFADLYHKLLILSWPQFFMLICCSYILTNSLFALAYLAGGDCIANARPGSFKDAFYFSVQTMATIGYGAMYPRTDYANTMVTIEALFGLWGVAMVTGLAFSRFSRPTARVIFSRVAVIAPFNGVPTLMYRAGNQRFNQILEAQQRATLIRDEVTSEGEFMRRFYDLQLVRSQSPIFALTWTVMHTIDESSPLYQLTAKDLIECQAEIVITLTGIDDTVSQTIHARHSFVASEIIWNMRFVDIISRTPDGGRVVDYTLFHEVKPIE, from the coding sequence ATGAAAATACACCGCAACCGCCCACCACAGGCTCGTTTAGTCAGCCGCAAAGGACAATTCCCCTTAAATATTGTCAAGTTAGGAGTACCTCGCCTGCATTTCGCCGACCTCTACCACAAGCTGCTAATTCTTTCTTGGCCGCAATTTTTCATGCTGATTTGTTGCTCCTATATACTCACCAATTCTTTATTTGCCTTAGCTTACTTGGCGGGAGGAGATTGCATTGCTAATGCGCGGCCAGGTTCTTTCAAAGATGCCTTTTATTTCAGCGTGCAAACAATGGCGACAATTGGCTATGGCGCCATGTATCCGCGCACGGATTACGCTAATACTATGGTCACGATTGAAGCGCTGTTTGGTTTGTGGGGAGTCGCGATGGTGACGGGGCTAGCTTTTTCCAGATTTTCTCGACCAACCGCTAGAGTTATCTTCAGTCGCGTAGCTGTAATCGCTCCTTTCAACGGAGTTCCGACTCTGATGTACCGCGCCGGAAATCAGCGCTTCAACCAAATTTTAGAAGCGCAACAGCGAGCTACTTTGATCCGCGACGAAGTAACATCCGAAGGAGAATTTATGCGGCGTTTTTACGACTTGCAATTAGTGCGGAGTCAATCTCCTATTTTCGCCTTAACTTGGACGGTGATGCACACAATTGACGAGAGCAGTCCCTTGTACCAACTTACGGCCAAAGATTTGATCGAGTGTCAAGCAGAAATTGTGATTACGCTAACGGGAATTGACGACACAGTTTCGCAAACTATTCACGCGAGACATTCTTTCGTGGCTTCTGAGATTATCTGGAATATGCGGTTTGTAGATATTATTTCGAGAACTCCGGATGGCGGGCGGGTGGTAGATTATACTCTGTTTCACGAGGTGAAGCCTATTGAATGA